The DNA region CACGCGAGGCCTCGGAGCGGACGGTCCCGATGACCGTGTGGCCGGCTTCGATGGCGGCAGTGGCGATGGCCAGCCCGATGCCCGAATTCGCTCCTGTAATGAAGAAGGTCTTGCTCGACATTTTCGAAACTCCTTGATCAATCGTGCACGTGCCAGATAATATCAGGGACAGGTAGATCGATTGCGAATTCTCTGAGATTGTTGTCAAATCCTATGAACGGCACAAAACGGCATTCCACACATGAAGGACTCGTCGCACTGGCCGGACAACTTGCCCCGCGTATCGGGTACAATCAAACTGCGGTCAGTTCTGTCCGTATCCTGCGTACTGAGGCGGTGCTGAACGACATTCCAGTCCTCTACAAGCCTGGGGCCGTGTTCGTATTGCAGGGGAGCAAGCAGGGTATTCTGGAAGGGGAAGTCTACCTCTACGACGAGGACCATTATCTTGCCGTCTCGGTGCCGGTCCCATTCCGGATGACGTCCAAGGCCAGTCCACAGCGGCCACTGCTGGCGGTCTATCTGGAGTTCGATATGCAGTTGGCGGCTGAGATCGCCATGCAGGTCGAAAAACTTGCCGGTCCCGCAGACGCCAAGCCGAGAGGGCTCCTCTCGAGCAGAATGGATAGCGGTATCGAAGACGTCCTGCTGCGCTTGCTGACGGCTCTCGGCAGCCCGGTCGAGGTCGCCGTGCTTGGAGACTCCATCCTGCGTGAACTGCAGTACCGGGTCATGGTCGGCCCCCAAGGCGGCGCGGTCATCGCGGCTCTACAGCGAAAAGGGACGTCCGGAAAACTGGTTGAGAGCGTGGCGTGGCTGCGGCAGAACTACGCCGGCGAAGTTGCCGTCGCGGATCTGGCCAGAGAGGTGGGCATGAGCGTTCCTTCCTACCACGTTCATTTCAAGAACCTGACAGGCTCAAGTCCGATGCAATACGTGAAGGCGATGCGCCTGCATGAGGCGAGACTTTTGATCGCCCGCCAGAGCGGGACGATCGCGGAGGTGGCAGCTTCAGTTGGCTATGTCAGCCCGGCGCATTTCAGTCGCGATTTCAAACGGCATTTCGGGCGTACCGTATCGGAAGAGGTGAAGTGGGTCCAGCAGCACCTTGGAGAACAGGTCTGACCATTGCCCGGGACTCTTTCGCAAGCCGGTCGAATAGTCAAAATGGGCGGCACGTCATTGCAAAGCAGCTCGAAGGGTGGCTTCGCAATGAACCA from Rhizobium sp. NLR16a includes:
- a CDS encoding AraC family transcriptional regulator — its product is MNGTKRHSTHEGLVALAGQLAPRIGYNQTAVSSVRILRTEAVLNDIPVLYKPGAVFVLQGSKQGILEGEVYLYDEDHYLAVSVPVPFRMTSKASPQRPLLAVYLEFDMQLAAEIAMQVEKLAGPADAKPRGLLSSRMDSGIEDVLLRLLTALGSPVEVAVLGDSILRELQYRVMVGPQGGAVIAALQRKGTSGKLVESVAWLRQNYAGEVAVADLAREVGMSVPSYHVHFKNLTGSSPMQYVKAMRLHEARLLIARQSGTIAEVAASVGYVSPAHFSRDFKRHFGRTVSEEVKWVQQHLGEQV